A window of Pan paniscus chromosome 10, NHGRI_mPanPan1-v2.0_pri, whole genome shotgun sequence contains these coding sequences:
- the CELA1 gene encoding chymotrypsin-like elastase family member 1 — protein sequence MLRFLVFTTLVLYGHSTQDFPETNARVVGGTEAGRNSWPSQISLQYRSGGSWYHTCGGTLIRQNWVMTAAHCVDYQKTFRVVAGDHNLSQNDGTEQYVSVQKIVVHPYWNSDNVAAGYDIALLRLAQSVTLNSYVQLGVLPQEGAILANNSPCYITGWGKTKTNGQLAQTLQQAYLPSVDYAICSSSSYWGSTVKNTMVCAGGDGVRSGCQGDSGGPLHCLVNGKYSVHGVTSFVSSRGCNVSRKPTVFTRVSAYISWINNVIASN from the exons ATGCTGCGCTTCCTGGTGTTCACAACCCTGGTCCTTTATG GACACAGCACCCAGGACTTTCCGGAAACCAATGCCCGCGTAGTCGGAGGGACTGAGGCCGGGAGGAATTCCTGGCCCTCTCAG ATTTCCCTCCAGTACCGGTCTGGAGGTTCCTGGTATCACACCTGTGGAGGGACCCTTATCAGACAGAACTGGGTGATGACAGCTGCTCACTGCGTGGATta CCAGAAGACTTTCCGCGTGGTGGCTGGAGACCATAACCTGAGCCAGAATGATGGCACTGAGCAGTACGTGAGTGTGCAGAAGATCGTGGTGCATCCATACTGGAACAGCGATAATGTGGCTGCCGG CTATGACATCGCCCTGCTGCGCCTGGCGCAGAGCGTTACCCTCAATAGCTATGTCCAGCTGGGTGTTCTGCCCCAGGAGggagccatcctggctaacaacaGTCCCTGCTACATCACAGGCTGGGGCAAGACCAAGA CCAATGGGCAGCTGGCCCAGACCCTGCAGCAGGCTTACCTGCCCTCTGTGGACTACGCCATCTGCTCCAGCTCCTCCTACTGGGGCTCCACTGTGAAGAACACCATGGTGTGTGCTGGTGGAGATGGAGTTCGCTCTGGATGCCAG GGTGACTCTGGGGGCCCCCTCCATTGCTTGGTGAATGGCAAGTATTCTGTCCATGGAGTGACCAGCTTTGTGTCCAGCCGGGGCTGTAATGTCTCCAGGAAGCCTACAGTCTTCACCCGGGTCTCTGCTTACATCTCCTGGATAAATAAT GTCATCGCCTCCAACTGA